One Halichoerus grypus chromosome 1, mHalGry1.hap1.1, whole genome shotgun sequence genomic region harbors:
- the FKBP8 gene encoding peptidyl-prolyl cis-trans isomerase FKBP8 isoform X2 — MASCAEPSASGPEPTAPPPAGVPPLEDFEVLDGVEDAEGEEEEEEEEEDLSELPPLEDVGQPPLEEAEQPGALAREFLAAMEPEPEPAPAPDEWLDILGNGLLRKKTLVPGPPGSSRPAKGQVVTVQLQTSLENGTRVQEEPELVFTLGDCDVIQALDLSVPLMDVGETAMVTADSKYCYGPQGSRSPYIPPHAALCLEVTLKTAVDGPDLEMLTGQERVALANRKRECGNAHYQRADFVLAANSYDLAIKAITSSAKVDMTFEEEEQLLQLKVKCLNNLAASQLKLDHYRAALRSCSLVLEHQPDNIKALFRKGKVLAQQGEYSEAIPILRAALKLEPSNKTIHAELSKLVKKHAAQRSTETALYRKMLGNPSRLPAKCPGKGAWSIPWKWLFGATAVALGGVALSVVIAARN; from the exons ATGGCATCCTGTGCTGAgccctctgcctcagggcctgAGCCCACTGCCCCACCGCCTGCTGGGGTCCCACCACTTGAGGACTTCGAGGTGCTGGATGGGGTGGaagacgcagagggagaggaggaggaggaagaggaggaagaagacctGAGTGAGCTGCCACCACTTGAAGACGTGGGGCAGCCTCCACTGGAGGAGGCTGAGCAGCCTGGGGCCCTGGCCCGAGAGTTCCTGGCCGCCATGGAGCCTGAGCCCGAGCCCGCCCCAGCCCCGGATGAGTGGCTGGACATCCTGG GGAACGGGCTGTTACGGAAGAAGACGCTGGTCCCAGGCCCACCCGGCTCGAGCCGCCCAGCTAAAGGCCAGGTAGTCACTGTGCAGCTGCAGACCTCGCTGGAGAATGGCACTCGGGTGCAGGAAGAGCCAGAGCTGGTGTTCACCCTGGGTGACTGCGACGTCATCCAG GCCCTGGATCTCAGCGTTCCGCTCATGGATGTGGGGGAGACAGCTATGGTCACTGCTGATTCCAAGTACTGCTATGGCCCCCAGGGCAG CAGGAGCCCATACATCCCCCCACACGCGGCCCTGTGCCTGGAGGTGACCCTGAAGACTGCCGTGGATGGGCCTGACCTGGAAATGCTCACAGGGCAGGAGCGTGTGGCTCTGGCCAACCGGAAGCGGGAGTGTGGCAATGCCCACTACCAGCGGGCTGACTTCGTGTTGGCTGCCAATTCCTACGACCTCGCCATCAAGGCCATCACCTCTAGCGCCAAAG TGGACATGACATTCGAGGAGGAGGAGCAGCTCCTGCAGCTGAAGGTGAAATGTCTGAACAACCTGGCAGCCTCACAGCTGAAGCTGGACCACTACCGCGCCGCTCTGCGCTCCTGCAGCCTCGTGCTGGAGCACCAGCCCGACAACATCAAGGCTCTCTTTCGCAAGGGCAAG GTGCTGGCCCAGCAAGGGGAATACAGTGAGGCCATCCCCATTCTGAGGGCAGCCCTGAAGCTGGAACCTTCCAACAAG ACGATCCACGCAGAGCTTTCAAAACTGGTGAAGAAGCACGCGGCCCAGAGGAGCACAGAGACCGCCCTGTACCGGAAAATGCTGGGGAACCCCAGCCGGCTGCCTGCCAAGTGTCCtggcaagggtgcctgg TCCATCCCCTGGAAGTGGCTGTTCGGGGCAACTGCTGTTGCCCTGGGGGGCGTGGCTCTCTCTGTGGTCATCGCTGCCAGGAACTGA
- the FKBP8 gene encoding peptidyl-prolyl cis-trans isomerase FKBP8 isoform X1: MASCAEPSASGPEPTAPPPAGVPPLEDFEVLDGVEDAEGEEEEEEEEEDLSELPPLEDVGQPPLEEAEQPGALAREFLAAMEPEPEPAPAPDEWLDILGNGLLRKKTLVPGPPGSSRPAKGQVVTVQLQTSLENGTRVQEEPELVFTLGDCDVIQALDLSVPLMDVGETAMVTADSKYCYGPQGRSPYIPPHAALCLEVTLKTAVDGPDLEMLTGQERVALANRKRECGNAHYQRADFVLAANSYDLAIKAITSSAKVDMTFEEEEQLLQLKVKCLNNLAASQLKLDHYRAALRSCSLVLEHQPDNIKALFRKGKVLAQQGEYSEAIPILRAALKLEPSNKTIHAELSKLVKKHAAQRSTETALYRKMLGNPSRLPAKCPGKGAWSIPWKWLFGATAVALGGVALSVVIAARN; this comes from the exons ATGGCATCCTGTGCTGAgccctctgcctcagggcctgAGCCCACTGCCCCACCGCCTGCTGGGGTCCCACCACTTGAGGACTTCGAGGTGCTGGATGGGGTGGaagacgcagagggagaggaggaggaggaagaggaggaagaagacctGAGTGAGCTGCCACCACTTGAAGACGTGGGGCAGCCTCCACTGGAGGAGGCTGAGCAGCCTGGGGCCCTGGCCCGAGAGTTCCTGGCCGCCATGGAGCCTGAGCCCGAGCCCGCCCCAGCCCCGGATGAGTGGCTGGACATCCTGG GGAACGGGCTGTTACGGAAGAAGACGCTGGTCCCAGGCCCACCCGGCTCGAGCCGCCCAGCTAAAGGCCAGGTAGTCACTGTGCAGCTGCAGACCTCGCTGGAGAATGGCACTCGGGTGCAGGAAGAGCCAGAGCTGGTGTTCACCCTGGGTGACTGCGACGTCATCCAG GCCCTGGATCTCAGCGTTCCGCTCATGGATGTGGGGGAGACAGCTATGGTCACTGCTGATTCCAAGTACTGCTATGGCCCCCAGGGCAG GAGCCCATACATCCCCCCACACGCGGCCCTGTGCCTGGAGGTGACCCTGAAGACTGCCGTGGATGGGCCTGACCTGGAAATGCTCACAGGGCAGGAGCGTGTGGCTCTGGCCAACCGGAAGCGGGAGTGTGGCAATGCCCACTACCAGCGGGCTGACTTCGTGTTGGCTGCCAATTCCTACGACCTCGCCATCAAGGCCATCACCTCTAGCGCCAAAG TGGACATGACATTCGAGGAGGAGGAGCAGCTCCTGCAGCTGAAGGTGAAATGTCTGAACAACCTGGCAGCCTCACAGCTGAAGCTGGACCACTACCGCGCCGCTCTGCGCTCCTGCAGCCTCGTGCTGGAGCACCAGCCCGACAACATCAAGGCTCTCTTTCGCAAGGGCAAG GTGCTGGCCCAGCAAGGGGAATACAGTGAGGCCATCCCCATTCTGAGGGCAGCCCTGAAGCTGGAACCTTCCAACAAG ACGATCCACGCAGAGCTTTCAAAACTGGTGAAGAAGCACGCGGCCCAGAGGAGCACAGAGACCGCCCTGTACCGGAAAATGCTGGGGAACCCCAGCCGGCTGCCTGCCAAGTGTCCtggcaagggtgcctgg TCCATCCCCTGGAAGTGGCTGTTCGGGGCAACTGCTGTTGCCCTGGGGGGCGTGGCTCTCTCTGTGGTCATCGCTGCCAGGAACTGA